One genomic region from Actinocatenispora thailandica encodes:
- a CDS encoding NTP transferase domain-containing protein, with protein MPLNVVILAAGMGTRLGRPHPKPLTRLADGRTIQRQQLDHLRAAFGDDAHVTVVVGFKKDLIMEESGDRASFVYNESYDQTNTSKSLLKALRLSPPGGVLWMNGDVVFVPGLLDELRPAIDADRSFVAVNTESVADEEVKYTLDSAGYIAELSKKVVGGLGEAVGINHVSAADKATLIEHLELVDDQEYFEGGIEGAIRTAGMKVSAIDISAYGCVEVDFEPDLTKANELDSTEPGVRD; from the coding sequence GTGCCGCTCAATGTCGTCATCCTCGCCGCGGGAATGGGCACCCGGCTGGGGCGACCGCACCCCAAGCCGCTGACCAGGCTCGCCGACGGGCGCACGATCCAGCGCCAGCAACTCGACCACCTGCGCGCCGCCTTCGGTGACGACGCGCACGTCACCGTCGTGGTCGGGTTCAAGAAGGACCTGATCATGGAGGAGTCCGGCGACCGGGCGAGCTTCGTCTACAACGAGTCGTACGACCAGACCAACACCTCCAAGAGCCTGCTCAAGGCGCTGCGGCTGTCCCCGCCCGGCGGGGTGCTGTGGATGAACGGCGACGTGGTCTTCGTGCCCGGCCTGCTCGACGAGCTGCGCCCGGCGATCGACGCCGACCGCAGCTTCGTCGCGGTCAACACCGAGAGCGTGGCCGACGAAGAGGTCAAGTACACGCTGGACTCGGCCGGCTACATCGCCGAGCTGTCCAAGAAGGTGGTCGGCGGCCTCGGCGAGGCGGTCGGCATCAACCACGTCTCCGCGGCCGACAAGGCGACGCTGATCGAACACCTCGAACTCGTCGACGACCAGGAGTACTTCGAGGGCGGCATCGAGGGTGCCATCCGCACCGCCGGGATGAAGGTGTCGGCGATCGACATCTCCGCGTACGGGTGCGTCGAGGTCGACTTCGAGCCCGACCTGACCAAGGCCAACGAGCTCGATTCGACCGAGCCCGGTGTCCGGGACTGA
- a CDS encoding MarR family winged helix-turn-helix transcriptional regulator has translation MTKEVFADPRITAMGLLNEVHAGLNEKFQPLLAAHKLSLAEFDVLIRLARSPRYRLRMSDLAAQTILSTSGVTRVVDRLERDGLVARETCPSDRRGFFAVLTEAGQDRVERILPEHNALIETWFTGLLDADRLAALEDTLRTVRDAVRPSSTAGVTGEVERACLERPAEPQHAAAGD, from the coding sequence ATGACGAAGGAGGTCTTCGCGGACCCGCGGATCACTGCGATGGGGCTGCTGAACGAGGTGCACGCCGGGCTGAACGAGAAGTTCCAACCGTTGCTGGCGGCGCACAAGCTCTCGCTGGCCGAATTCGACGTGTTGATCCGCCTGGCCCGTTCCCCCCGATACCGGCTTCGGATGAGCGACCTGGCCGCCCAGACGATCCTGTCCACCAGCGGTGTCACCCGGGTCGTCGACCGGCTCGAACGCGACGGCCTGGTCGCCCGGGAGACCTGTCCGAGCGACCGGCGCGGCTTCTTCGCGGTGCTCACCGAGGCCGGTCAGGACCGCGTCGAGCGGATCCTGCCGGAACACAACGCGCTGATCGAGACCTGGTTCACCGGCCTGCTCGACGCCGACCGGCTGGCCGCGCTGGAGGACACCCTGCGCACCGTGCGCGACGCGGTCCGCCCCAGCTCGACCGCCGGTGTCACCGGCGAGGTCGAGCGCGCCTGCCTGGAACGGCCCGCCGAGCCGCAGCACGCCGCCGCCGGCGACTGA
- a CDS encoding YdeI/OmpD-associated family protein: MDEEERSFADQAEWADWLAAEHETATGVWIRFAKKATGRPTVRYDEALEEALRVGWIDGQVRRIDDESYRQRWTPRGPRSKWSKRNRAKAEALIEAGRMLPAGQRAIDAARADGRWDAAYDGPAGATIPPDLAAAFEQQPAAAEFFATLDSQNRYAVLHRIQDAKRPETRVRRIEKFVAMLAAGEKIHP, translated from the coding sequence ATGGACGAGGAGGAGCGCAGCTTCGCCGACCAGGCGGAGTGGGCCGACTGGCTCGCGGCCGAGCACGAGACCGCGACCGGGGTGTGGATCCGGTTCGCGAAGAAGGCGACCGGTCGCCCCACGGTGCGCTACGACGAGGCGCTGGAGGAGGCGCTGCGGGTCGGCTGGATCGACGGTCAGGTGCGCCGCATCGACGACGAGTCGTACCGGCAGCGCTGGACCCCGCGCGGTCCGCGCAGCAAGTGGTCCAAGCGCAACCGCGCCAAGGCCGAGGCGCTGATCGAGGCGGGCCGGATGCTGCCGGCCGGGCAGCGCGCGATCGACGCCGCTCGCGCGGACGGCCGGTGGGACGCGGCGTACGACGGGCCCGCCGGTGCGACGATCCCGCCGGACCTGGCCGCCGCGTTCGAGCAGCAGCCGGCGGCCGCCGAGTTCTTCGCCACCCTGGACAGCCAGAACCGTTACGCAGTGCTGCACCGCATCCAGGACGCGAAGCGGCCCGAGACGCGGGTCCGCCGGATCGAGAAGTTCGTCGCGATGCTCGCCGCCGGCGAGAAGATCCACCCCTGA
- a CDS encoding type II toxin-antitoxin system RelE family toxin, protein MSSDDPYRVRFQSSARRAISQRLPESVAAAVLEFCAGALAANPHRVGKPLFGPLTGCHGARRGTYRIVYRIDESAHTVHVLDVDHRADIYRTS, encoded by the coding sequence ATGAGCTCTGACGATCCATACCGGGTTCGCTTCCAGTCGTCCGCCCGCCGCGCGATCAGCCAGCGCCTCCCCGAGTCCGTGGCTGCCGCCGTGCTGGAGTTCTGTGCCGGCGCCTTGGCTGCCAACCCGCATCGGGTCGGCAAACCCCTGTTCGGCCCGCTAACCGGTTGTCATGGCGCGCGGCGCGGGACCTATCGCATCGTTTACCGCATCGACGAGAGTGCGCACACGGTGCACGTCCTCGACGTGGATCATCGGGCAGACATCTACCGAACGTCCTGA
- a CDS encoding CDP-alcohol phosphatidyltransferase family protein codes for MPEPETGPAAKPRPTAADFLAVNRGGGLFTETFDQRLGAVFALAAYRLGLPPTALTAANLVIGVATSVAVVLTAGPVAAGHLPAWLVGVLAFLIWHVAYALDCADGQLARVAGTGSAAGARVDVLVDVAVQISLVAAVGSVAVAQRPSTPVWLVAVFASSWMINLVTSVMAKEGTNESLVSSSSLPVRIVKLIRDYGAMLFLIGLVMAAWPAGMIWVMVLFAVVNCLFLAASVAAAGRASLR; via the coding sequence GTGCCCGAGCCGGAGACCGGGCCCGCGGCGAAGCCCCGGCCCACCGCGGCCGACTTCCTCGCCGTCAACCGCGGCGGCGGGCTGTTCACCGAGACGTTCGACCAGCGGCTCGGCGCCGTGTTCGCGCTGGCCGCGTACCGGCTCGGGCTGCCGCCGACCGCGCTGACCGCGGCCAACCTGGTCATCGGGGTGGCCACCTCGGTCGCCGTCGTGCTCACCGCCGGCCCGGTCGCCGCCGGCCACCTGCCGGCCTGGCTCGTCGGCGTGCTGGCGTTCCTGATCTGGCACGTGGCGTACGCGCTGGACTGCGCCGACGGGCAGCTCGCCCGGGTGGCCGGGACCGGCAGCGCGGCCGGCGCCCGAGTCGACGTGCTGGTCGACGTCGCGGTGCAGATCTCGCTGGTCGCCGCGGTCGGATCGGTGGCGGTCGCGCAACGGCCGAGCACGCCGGTCTGGCTGGTCGCGGTCTTCGCGTCGTCCTGGATGATCAACCTGGTCACCTCGGTGATGGCCAAGGAAGGCACCAACGAGAGCCTGGTCAGCTCGTCCTCGCTGCCGGTGCGGATCGTCAAGCTGATCCGCGACTACGGCGCGATGCTGTTCCTGATCGGCCTGGTGATGGCCGCCTGGCCGGCCGGGATGATCTGGGTGATGGTGCTGTTCGCGGTGGTCAACTGTCTGTTCCTGGCGGCGAGTGTCGCGGCGGCGGGGCGGGCCAGCCTGCGGTGA
- a CDS encoding sugar transferase encodes MSPNGHDNNGITRSFWLRDRKRRPSWDRTYALVLALVELILTSLGGLTSILVTDHPDAGFSDGFTVHPVSMYVWGLIVLPLGWSITFWGSRAYERRYLGIGTEEFKRVVRGGLIVVAVVSFVVMAFKYDLSRISVGTALLTAFGYVLFARCVARIVLYVIRRRGGASQQLLLVGTLPEAMEVYRAITRNPNAGLVPTGIFLTEGRAGARGVEAPVPLYAGRDLIEVVGEIGADTIAMCGTARQEEGGLRKLAWQLEGTGIDLVVAPQLTDVAGPRVHIRPVEGLPLLHVEEPTISGIGWVAKNLLDRVASALGLLVLSPLFAVIAIAIKISDPGPVFFRQPRVGREGNQFQVWKFRTMYSDAEERLALLADQNETDGLLFKIRNDPRVIPIGRFLRRTSLDELPQLINVLFGEMSLVGPRPLPAEDGDFLGDVRRRLLVRPGITGLWQVSGRSDLSWDDAVRLDLYYVDNWSLTFDLLILWRTLGVVLARRGAY; translated from the coding sequence ATGTCACCGAACGGACACGACAACAACGGCATCACCCGCTCCTTCTGGCTGCGCGACCGGAAGCGCCGGCCGAGCTGGGACCGGACGTACGCGCTGGTGCTGGCACTCGTGGAGCTGATCCTCACCTCGCTCGGCGGGCTGACCTCGATCCTGGTCACCGACCACCCGGACGCCGGTTTCAGCGACGGCTTCACCGTGCACCCGGTCTCGATGTACGTCTGGGGGCTGATCGTCCTGCCGCTCGGCTGGTCGATCACGTTCTGGGGCAGCCGTGCGTACGAACGTCGCTACCTCGGCATCGGGACCGAGGAGTTCAAGCGGGTCGTGCGCGGCGGGCTGATCGTCGTCGCGGTCGTGTCGTTCGTGGTGATGGCGTTCAAGTACGACCTGTCCCGGATCTCCGTCGGTACCGCGCTGCTGACCGCCTTCGGCTACGTGCTGTTCGCCCGCTGCGTCGCCCGCATCGTGCTGTACGTGATCCGTCGCCGCGGCGGCGCCTCCCAGCAACTGCTGCTGGTCGGCACGCTGCCGGAGGCGATGGAGGTGTACCGGGCGATCACCCGCAACCCGAACGCCGGGCTGGTGCCGACCGGCATCTTCCTCACCGAGGGCCGGGCCGGCGCGCGCGGCGTCGAGGCGCCCGTCCCGCTGTACGCGGGGCGCGACCTGATCGAGGTGGTCGGCGAGATCGGCGCCGACACCATCGCGATGTGCGGCACCGCCCGGCAGGAGGAGGGCGGCCTGCGCAAGCTGGCCTGGCAGCTGGAGGGCACCGGCATCGACCTGGTGGTGGCGCCGCAGCTGACCGACGTCGCCGGCCCCCGGGTGCACATCCGGCCGGTCGAGGGCCTGCCGCTGCTGCACGTGGAAGAGCCGACGATCTCCGGCATCGGCTGGGTGGCGAAGAACCTGCTGGACCGGGTCGCCTCGGCGCTCGGCCTGCTGGTGCTGTCCCCGCTGTTCGCCGTGATCGCGATCGCGATCAAGATCTCCGACCCGGGCCCGGTGTTCTTCCGGCAGCCGCGGGTCGGCCGCGAGGGCAACCAGTTCCAGGTGTGGAAGTTCCGCACCATGTACTCCGACGCCGAGGAGCGGCTGGCGCTGCTCGCCGACCAGAACGAGACCGACGGGCTGCTGTTCAAGATCCGCAACGATCCGCGGGTCATCCCGATCGGCCGGTTCCTCCGCCGCACCTCGCTGGACGAGCTGCCGCAGCTGATCAACGTGCTGTTCGGGGAGATGTCGCTGGTCGGCCCGCGGCCGCTGCCGGCGGAGGACGGCGACTTCCTCGGCGACGTACGGCGCCGGTTGCTGGTGCGGCCCGGCATCACCGGGCTGTGGCAGGTGTCCGGCCGCTCCGACCTGTCCTGGGACGACGCGGTCCGGCTCGACCTGTACTACGTGGACAACTGGTCGCTCACCTTCGACCTGCTGATCCTCTGGCGCACCCTCGGCGTGGTGCTGGCCCGCCGCGGCGCCTACTGA
- a CDS encoding Fpg/Nei family DNA glycosylase, protein MPELPEVAALAAYLTERAAGHRVDRADPVAFSALKTYDPPLSALVGRELAGAGRHGKFLDVRFSGTPELHLVVHLSRAGWLHYRDSLPATPPRPGKGPIALRVRIDDGSGFDLTEAGTQKRLAAYVVTDPLQVPGVARLGPDALEVPAERFAELLAGTHRQIKGVLTDQRTLAGVGNAYSDEILHAAKLSPFALSDRLDEAAVSRLYEAMRAVLTDALKRAVGQRSATLKAEKRSGLAVHGRAGLPCPVCGDTVREVSFSDTSLQYCPTCQTSGRPLADRRMSRLLK, encoded by the coding sequence ATGCCGGAGTTGCCGGAGGTCGCGGCGTTGGCCGCCTACCTCACCGAGCGCGCCGCGGGGCACCGGGTCGACCGGGCCGACCCGGTCGCGTTCAGCGCCCTGAAAACCTACGACCCGCCGCTGTCGGCGCTGGTCGGCCGCGAGCTGGCCGGCGCCGGCCGGCACGGGAAGTTCCTCGACGTCCGCTTCTCCGGCACGCCGGAGCTGCACCTGGTGGTGCACCTGTCCCGGGCCGGCTGGCTGCACTACCGCGACTCGCTGCCGGCCACCCCGCCGCGCCCCGGCAAGGGCCCGATCGCCCTGCGGGTACGCATCGACGACGGGTCCGGCTTCGACCTCACCGAGGCCGGTACGCAGAAGCGGCTCGCCGCCTACGTGGTCACCGACCCGTTGCAGGTACCGGGCGTCGCGCGGCTCGGGCCGGACGCGCTGGAGGTGCCCGCGGAGCGGTTCGCCGAGCTGCTCGCCGGTACGCACCGTCAGATCAAGGGGGTGCTCACCGATCAGCGGACGCTCGCCGGCGTGGGCAACGCGTACTCGGACGAGATCCTGCACGCCGCGAAGCTGTCCCCGTTCGCGCTGTCCGACCGGCTCGACGAGGCGGCGGTGTCCCGGCTGTACGAGGCGATGCGGGCGGTGCTGACCGATGCACTGAAACGAGCCGTGGGGCAACGCTCCGCAACATTGAAGGCAGAAAAACGATCCGGATTGGCGGTGCACGGCCGGGCCGGTCTTCCCTGCCCGGTTTGCGGTGATACTGTCCGTGAGGTGTCGTTCAGCGACACCAGCCTTCAGTACTGTCCGACGTGCCAGACGTCCGGTCGGCCGCTGGCCGACCGCCGGATGTCCAGGTTGCTGAAGTGA
- a CDS encoding type II toxin-antitoxin system Phd/YefM family antitoxin yields MTIAATPVPLSEAKAHLSELARRVRREHERITLTRNGEPEAVLLSTDDLEGLEMTLEILGNANAVARISESLAELGRGDEGVDLETMRADLARRRATGA; encoded by the coding sequence ATGACGATCGCAGCGACGCCCGTGCCTCTGTCGGAGGCCAAGGCGCATCTTTCTGAACTAGCCCGTCGAGTGCGTCGGGAGCACGAACGCATCACGTTGACCCGCAACGGCGAGCCCGAGGCCGTGTTGCTGTCGACTGACGATCTTGAAGGGCTGGAGATGACTCTGGAGATCCTGGGCAACGCTAACGCGGTCGCCCGGATCTCCGAGAGTTTGGCTGAACTCGGCCGTGGAGACGAAGGGGTGGATCTCGAAACTATGCGTGCTGACCTGGCCCGCCGCCGAGCCACCGGCGCATGA
- a CDS encoding YceI family protein, translating into MSESTLATREWDGTTIPQPGNYTLDVAHTRVGFVVKHMMVSKVRGQFGEFDANITVAEDPARSSVAATIKIASVSTGQQGRDDHLRTGDFFEAEKYPEMTFTSTGITGHRGDVFTLAGELTIKDVTQPVELKVELEGVALSPYGHQVFGFTATTEIDREAFGLTYNTTLETGGVMIGKQVKIEIEGEAVAAS; encoded by the coding sequence ATGAGCGAGAGCACCCTGGCCACCCGCGAGTGGGACGGCACCACCATCCCGCAGCCCGGCAACTACACGCTGGACGTCGCGCACACCCGGGTGGGCTTCGTCGTCAAGCACATGATGGTGAGCAAGGTTCGGGGCCAGTTCGGCGAGTTCGACGCCAACATCACGGTCGCCGAGGACCCGGCACGGTCCAGCGTCGCCGCCACCATCAAGATCGCCAGTGTCAGCACCGGCCAGCAGGGTCGCGACGACCACCTGCGCACCGGCGACTTCTTCGAGGCGGAGAAGTACCCCGAGATGACGTTCACCAGCACCGGGATCACCGGGCACCGGGGCGACGTCTTCACCCTGGCGGGCGAGCTCACCATCAAGGACGTGACCCAGCCGGTCGAGCTGAAGGTCGAGCTGGAGGGCGTGGCCCTCAGCCCGTACGGGCATCAGGTGTTCGGCTTCACCGCCACCACCGAGATCGACCGCGAGGCGTTCGGCCTGACGTACAACACGACGCTGGAGACCGGCGGCGTGATGATCGGCAAGCAGGTCAAGATCGAGATCGAGGGCGAAGCGGTCGCCGCTTCCTGA
- a CDS encoding glycosyltransferase family 4 protein: MKVVIAHNLYSSAQPSGENEIVEAESRQLAAAGITVLPLLRRSDDIAALPAARKALLPFSPIYNAGAQRELTALIRRERPDVLHLHNPYPLLSPWVVRTAHRHGVPVVQTVHNYRHVCAAATYFRDGHPCHDCLGRRFPTPAIRHSCYRGSTAQSVVMATTLAVHRPTWRSVDRYVALAPHLADHLKTFGITDEQITVKPNGIPDPGPLDDSTGDGFLFFGRLTPEKGVDLLLDAWQRHADGDAGTLRIAGDGPLRGRVEAVAAARADVEYLGLVDHTEVVPGLIRAASVVVVPSTYADALPTVILEALASGRPVLGTDVGGTPYLLGLDPAHQPADPAPGWVVEPEPAALAEALAMARLRAAPLRPAARHRYQTAFAPDVLLRRLIDLYEEVAADTATATNQDVR; this comes from the coding sequence ATGAAGGTTGTCATCGCGCACAACCTCTACTCTTCGGCGCAGCCGTCCGGGGAGAACGAGATCGTCGAGGCGGAGTCGCGGCAGCTCGCCGCGGCCGGCATCACCGTGCTCCCGCTGCTGCGCCGGTCCGACGACATCGCCGCGCTGCCGGCCGCCCGCAAGGCGCTGCTGCCGTTCTCGCCGATCTACAACGCCGGCGCGCAGCGCGAGCTGACCGCGCTGATCCGGCGGGAACGCCCGGACGTGCTGCACCTGCACAACCCGTACCCGCTGCTGTCGCCGTGGGTGGTCCGGACCGCGCACCGGCACGGGGTGCCGGTGGTGCAGACGGTGCACAACTACCGGCACGTGTGCGCCGCGGCGACCTACTTCCGGGACGGGCATCCCTGCCACGACTGCCTCGGCAGGCGCTTCCCGACGCCGGCGATCCGGCACTCCTGCTACCGCGGGTCCACCGCGCAGTCGGTCGTGATGGCGACCACCCTGGCGGTACACCGGCCGACCTGGCGCAGCGTCGACCGGTACGTGGCGCTCGCTCCGCACCTCGCCGACCACCTGAAGACGTTCGGCATCACCGACGAGCAGATCACCGTCAAGCCGAACGGGATCCCGGACCCCGGGCCGCTCGACGACAGCACCGGCGACGGCTTCCTGTTCTTCGGCCGGCTCACCCCGGAGAAGGGCGTCGACCTGCTGCTGGACGCCTGGCAGCGGCACGCCGACGGCGATGCCGGCACGCTGCGGATCGCCGGCGACGGCCCGCTGCGGGGCCGGGTCGAGGCGGTGGCCGCCGCCCGTGCCGACGTCGAGTACCTGGGCCTGGTCGACCACACCGAGGTGGTACCGGGGCTGATCCGCGCGGCGAGCGTCGTGGTGGTGCCCTCCACGTACGCGGATGCGCTGCCGACGGTGATCCTGGAAGCGCTGGCCAGCGGCCGGCCGGTGCTCGGCACCGACGTCGGCGGCACGCCCTACCTGCTGGGGCTCGACCCGGCGCACCAGCCGGCCGACCCGGCGCCCGGCTGGGTGGTCGAGCCGGAACCGGCCGCGCTGGCCGAGGCGCTCGCGATGGCCCGGCTGCGCGCGGCACCGCTGCGGCCCGCGGCCCGGCACCGCTACCAGACGGCGTTCGCCCCGGACGTGCTGCTGCGCCGGCTCATCGACCTGTACGAGGAGGTCGCCGCGGACACCGCCACGGCGACCAATCAGGACGTTCGGTAG
- a CDS encoding serine hydrolase domain-containing protein, protein MRSDRVLPRAAAGTAADGVSALLERVAAAGVECHSLMVVRHGHVVAEGWWTPYSPERPHLLYSLTKSFGSIAVGLAIESGRLRLDDRIVDVLPDHVPESVSPRAAQLTVHHLLSMTTGHRSDTLERAWALEPDDLVRGFLRLPPDEPPGARHAYDNTTTYLLTRMIERALGRTVPDLLAERVFGPMGVTDVTWERLRGGATFGFHGLYLTTEAVAAFGELLLRGGRWQGRQLIPAEWVALATRRHVGTRQFADGTREADWLVGYGYQFWRSRHGYRGDGAMGQLCLVVPEYGLVVAVTAATWRTQVILDAVWDCLLPALDGTPTAAPRGAGPGPANDPAAIPDGAGGGASDDPAANAGGSADGPAPDRLGPAAVARAERELADRLARLALPPVPGEHRPDRRAAATVAADDTAPASAEPGPTGPVLPAGSSIGVEPRPGGWTMRIEAGTEAFEVPVGHGDWWSSAPLGRPVAAAGAWQGSVFVADLVVVTSPSRVRVTVGPAGATVAWNLVPLVGPPLLPQLRAPLVTRPDRSGVPDLPIDR, encoded by the coding sequence GTGAGAAGCGATCGGGTGTTGCCGCGGGCGGCGGCGGGGACTGCCGCCGACGGGGTGTCGGCGCTGTTGGAGCGGGTTGCCGCGGCCGGGGTGGAGTGCCACTCGCTGATGGTGGTGCGGCACGGGCACGTCGTCGCGGAAGGCTGGTGGACGCCGTACTCGCCGGAGCGGCCGCACCTGCTCTACTCGCTGACCAAGTCGTTCGGCTCGATCGCGGTGGGGCTGGCGATCGAGTCCGGCCGGCTGCGGCTGGACGACCGGATCGTCGACGTGCTGCCCGACCACGTACCGGAGTCGGTGTCGCCGCGGGCCGCCCAACTCACCGTGCACCACCTGCTGTCGATGACCACCGGGCACCGGTCGGACACGCTGGAACGGGCCTGGGCGCTGGAACCCGACGACCTGGTGCGCGGGTTCCTGCGCCTGCCGCCGGACGAGCCGCCCGGGGCTCGGCACGCCTACGACAACACCACCACGTACCTGTTGACCCGGATGATCGAGCGGGCCCTCGGCCGTACCGTGCCGGATCTGCTGGCGGAGCGGGTGTTCGGCCCGATGGGCGTGACCGACGTGACGTGGGAACGGCTCCGCGGTGGCGCCACGTTCGGCTTCCACGGCCTGTACCTGACCACCGAGGCGGTCGCGGCGTTCGGCGAGTTGCTGCTGCGCGGCGGCCGGTGGCAGGGCCGCCAGCTGATACCGGCCGAGTGGGTCGCGCTGGCCACCCGGCGGCACGTCGGGACCCGCCAGTTCGCGGACGGGACCCGGGAGGCGGACTGGCTGGTGGGCTACGGGTACCAGTTCTGGCGGTCCCGGCACGGCTACCGCGGCGACGGTGCGATGGGCCAGCTCTGCCTGGTGGTACCGGAGTACGGCCTGGTGGTCGCGGTCACCGCGGCGACCTGGCGGACCCAGGTCATCCTCGACGCCGTGTGGGACTGCCTGCTCCCGGCGCTGGACGGCACGCCGACCGCGGCACCCCGCGGGGCGGGCCCCGGCCCGGCGAACGATCCGGCCGCGATCCCCGACGGCGCGGGCGGTGGCGCGTCGGACGATCCGGCCGCGAACGCGGGTGGCTCGGCGGACGGCCCGGCGCCGGACCGGCTCGGGCCGGCCGCGGTGGCTCGGGCGGAGCGCGAGCTGGCCGACCGGCTGGCGCGGCTCGCGCTGCCGCCGGTGCCCGGCGAGCATCGCCCCGACCGCCGCGCCGCCGCGACCGTCGCCGCCGACGACACCGCGCCGGCGTCCGCCGAGCCCGGGCCGACGGGGCCGGTACTGCCGGCGGGGTCGTCGATCGGGGTCGAGCCGCGGCCAGGTGGTTGGACGATGCGGATCGAGGCCGGTACCGAGGCGTTCGAGGTACCGGTCGGGCACGGCGACTGGTGGTCGAGCGCGCCGCTGGGGCGCCCGGTGGCGGCCGCGGGCGCCTGGCAGGGTTCGGTCTTCGTGGCCGACCTGGTCGTGGTCACCAGCCCGAGCCGGGTCCGGGTCACCGTCGGCCCGGCCGGCGCGACCGTGGCGTGGAATCTGGTACCACTGGTCGGGCCGCCGCTGCTGCCGCAGCTGCGGGCGCCGCTGGTCACCCGCCCGGACCGGTCCGGCGTGCCGGACCTGCCGATCGACCGATAG
- a CDS encoding flavin reductase family protein: MTEAPTAPAPTQSPGPHLTIEPNILYFGTPVVLLSTENADGTANLAPMSSAWALGRTVVLGLGAAGQTAVNLAQRPDLVINLPGPALWRAVERLAPLTGRDPVPAAKAGQFRYEPAKFAAAGLTPAPAELVRPPRVAECPLQLEARAGRVRPAQDESFVIVEADVLRVHAAAELVVPGTDHVDPARWQPLIYNFRHYFGLGAELGHTFRSETAS, translated from the coding sequence ATGACCGAAGCACCGACCGCCCCGGCCCCCACCCAGTCGCCCGGGCCGCACCTGACCATCGAGCCGAACATCCTGTACTTCGGCACCCCGGTGGTGCTGCTGTCCACCGAGAACGCGGACGGTACCGCCAACCTGGCGCCGATGTCCTCGGCGTGGGCACTCGGCCGTACCGTCGTGCTCGGCCTCGGCGCCGCCGGCCAGACCGCGGTGAACCTGGCGCAGCGCCCCGACCTGGTGATCAACCTGCCCGGCCCGGCGCTGTGGCGGGCGGTGGAACGGCTCGCGCCGCTCACCGGCCGCGACCCGGTGCCGGCCGCCAAGGCCGGCCAGTTCCGGTACGAGCCGGCGAAGTTCGCCGCCGCCGGGCTGACACCGGCACCGGCCGAGCTGGTCCGGCCGCCGCGGGTCGCCGAGTGCCCGCTGCAGTTGGAGGCCCGGGCGGGGCGGGTGCGGCCGGCGCAGGACGAGTCGTTCGTGATCGTCGAGGCCGACGTGCTGCGGGTGCACGCCGCGGCGGAACTGGTCGTACCCGGCACCGACCATGTGGATCCGGCGCGGTGGCAACCGTTGATCTACAACTTCCGGCACTACTTCGGGCTCGGAGCGGAGCTGGGGCACACGTTCCGTTCCGAGACCGCGAGCTGA
- a CDS encoding cyclic nucleotide-binding/CBS domain-containing protein — protein sequence MQVREAMNPVLVSIGPGHTVRQAAALMSQRGVGAAVVIDPDAYGPGILTERDVLRAIGAGLDPDVETVESHHTRDLVFAGPEWTLIDAAQAMIRGGFRHLIVIEHDDVVGILSVRDIIRHWSRAAADLRTTA from the coding sequence ATGCAGGTACGCGAGGCCATGAACCCGGTCCTGGTGTCCATCGGTCCGGGTCACACCGTCCGGCAGGCCGCCGCGCTGATGTCGCAGCGCGGCGTCGGCGCGGCCGTGGTGATCGATCCCGACGCGTACGGGCCGGGCATCCTGACCGAGCGCGACGTGCTGCGCGCGATCGGCGCCGGGCTCGACCCGGACGTCGAGACCGTCGAGTCGCACCACACCCGGGACCTGGTGTTCGCCGGTCCGGAGTGGACCCTGATCGACGCGGCCCAGGCGATGATCCGGGGCGGGTTCCGGCACCTGATCGTCATCGAGCACGACGACGTCGTCGGCATCCTGTCGGTACGCGACATCATCCGGCACTGGTCCCGGGCCGCCGCGGACCTTCGTACGACAGCCTGA